A portion of the Manihot esculenta cultivar AM560-2 chromosome 2, M.esculenta_v8, whole genome shotgun sequence genome contains these proteins:
- the LOC110609883 gene encoding NDR1/HIN1-like protein 6, with translation MADQQKIHPVTQDVEAAHPPTVPLMPRNSSKSDNGDPVEHFPPLRRTIPVMHSKPPKRRSCCCRCLCWTLSIVLLLIVIIGVVAGILYLVFRPKLPDYSVDRLRITQFNLSSDSSLSAAFDVTITAKNPNKKIGIYYEGGSHISVWYTGTKLCEGSLPKFYQGHRNTTVLIVPLAGQTQDANGLLTSLQQQQQENGIVPLNLRVKQPVRIKLGKLKLMKVKFWVKCKLDVDSLSANNAISIRNSSCKFRFRL, from the coding sequence ATGGCAGATCAGCAGAAAATCCATCCAGTCACCCAAGATGTGGAAGCAGCACACCCACCCACAGTTCCATTAATGCCTAGGAACTCTTCCAAGTCTGATAATGGCGATCCTGTTGAGCATTTTCCTCCCTTACGGCGTACCATTCCGGTGATGCACTCTAAACCACCCAAGAGAAGAAGCTGTTGCTGCAGGTGCTTGTGTTGGACTCTCAGTATTGTCTTGCTCCTTATAGTCATAATCGGAGTCGTTGCCGGAATCCTCTACCTTGTTTTCCGGCCAAAACTTCCAGACTATTCGGTGGATAGACTCCGAATAACCCAGTTCAATCTCAGCAGCGATTCAAGCTTGTCTGCAGCGTTTGATGTGACAATTACTGCAAAAAATCCAAACAAGAAAATCGGAATCTACTACGAGGGAGGGAGCCATATAAGTGTGTGGTACACAGGAACGAAACTATGTGAAGGATCGCTGCCGAAATTCTACCAGGGACACAGGAACACGACAGTGCTGATCGTGCCATTGGCAGGGCAAACACAGGACGCAAATGGGCTGTTGACTTCCCTGCAACAGCAGCAGCAGGAGAACGGAATCGTTCCTTTGAACCTTAGGGTTAAGCAGCCAGTGAGAATAAAGCTTGGGAAGTTGAAATTAATGAAAGTGAAGTTCTGGGTCAAATGCAAGCTCGATGTGGACAGCTTATCTGCCAATAACGCCATTAGTATTAGAAATAGTAGTTGTAAGTTCAGGTTTAGGttataa
- the LOC110609702 gene encoding kunitz type trypsin inhibitor 111: MRSFASSVSFFTLWLISMAICAVAQTPVLDTNGQPLESGVEYYVLPAITDVAGGLTLIDRNDSCPLYVGQEPIAQVVSQGFPVILKPYANEETIIRESRDLTVTFQAFTTCIQSTAWRVGEADPETGRRFIVTAGEADYFAIQSSRGGYNFVWCPTESCPDCGRPRCGSAGILIENNKRLLVLDGPAFPFRFRRA; this comes from the coding sequence ATGCGATCATTTGCATCATCTGTGAGCTTCTTCACTCTATGGCTAATTTCAATGGCCATATGCGCTGTGGCTCAGACACCAGTGCTAGACACCAACGGCCAGCCTCTGGAAAGTGGGGTAGAATACTATGTACTTCCCGCTATAACTGATGTTGCCGGCGGTTTAACCCTGATCGACCGCAACGATTCCTGCCCATTGTATGTTGGTCAGGAACCCATCGCACAAGTTGTGTCTCAGGGTTTTCCAGTCATCTTGAAGCCGTACGCTAATGAGGAGACGATCATCAGAGAGTCCAGAGACTTGACTGTTACCTTTCAAGCATTTACTACTTGTATCCAGTCTACTGCTTGGAGGGTAGGGGAAGCTGACCCAGAGACAGGAAGGCGATTCATTGTGACTGCAGGGGAGGCAGATTACTTCGCCATTCAAAGTAGTAGAGGAGGCTACAATTTCGTATGGTGCCCTACTGAGTCGTGCCCAGATTGTGGTAGGCCAAGGTGTGGGTCTGCTGGTATTCTGATTGAGAATAACAAGAGGTTGCTTGTCTTAGATGGTCCTGCATTTCCCTTCCGATTTAGAAGGGCTTaa